One Roseofilum reptotaenium CS-1145 DNA segment encodes these proteins:
- a CDS encoding chemotaxis protein CheW, whose amino-acid sequence MGKKPFITFSLNGSRYGIDALYVEEIFFLPELTPVTEVARDIAGVLNLRGKIIPVMDLESRLGYVTQEYQISDSVIVLHSEDILMGIIVNQVHEVQIIEESEISTQFSQGRLKRALQKSLHWPSMTPCMRGLVQVENHIIMILNIETLLRPVETEELADIDPGIEEEFTSDNEQFHAHNRTLFCPHASQKEREIFHSRAKNLRQSLAHEDIKGLMPIAVIGLNEEYFGIDLELVREFTPIERVTPIPCCPSHIVGNINLRGEIVTLVNIGSILNLNYNRVPLRAVVVATEDFVVGVVVDNVFDVIYLSKSQIKPIPTAVHVVDEEYLRGTVAYQEKMMGLLDLKKVLNHSELRVNEAS is encoded by the coding sequence ATGGGAAAAAAACCGTTTATTACCTTTAGCCTGAACGGTTCACGCTACGGGATAGATGCTCTATATGTAGAAGAAATTTTCTTCTTACCTGAGTTAACCCCCGTTACCGAAGTTGCACGAGATATTGCCGGAGTTCTCAATCTAAGGGGTAAGATTATTCCAGTTATGGATCTCGAATCTAGACTCGGATATGTAACTCAGGAATACCAAATCAGTGATAGCGTCATTGTCTTGCACTCTGAAGACATACTCATGGGCATTATTGTTAATCAAGTCCATGAAGTACAGATAATTGAAGAATCAGAGATCTCGACTCAATTTTCCCAAGGGCGTTTAAAACGTGCTCTTCAAAAATCGCTTCATTGGCCATCTATGACCCCTTGTATGAGGGGATTGGTACAAGTGGAGAATCACATTATCATGATTTTAAATATCGAGACTCTACTCCGCCCGGTAGAAACTGAGGAGTTGGCAGACATTGATCCAGGAATTGAAGAAGAATTTACCTCTGACAATGAACAATTCCATGCTCACAACCGAACTTTATTTTGTCCCCATGCCAGCCAAAAAGAGCGAGAGATTTTTCACTCCAGGGCGAAAAATCTAAGACAATCTCTAGCTCATGAAGATATCAAAGGCTTAATGCCTATTGCGGTTATTGGTTTGAATGAAGAATATTTTGGTATAGATTTAGAATTAGTGCGCGAATTTACTCCTATTGAACGAGTTACACCTATTCCGTGCTGTCCCTCTCATATTGTGGGCAATATTAATCTCAGAGGTGAAATTGTTACTTTAGTGAATATTGGGTCTATTCTGAACCTAAACTATAATCGGGTTCCCTTGCGAGCAGTTGTAGTCGCTACTGAAGACTTTGTGGTTGGTGTGGTCGTTGACAACGTTTTTGATGTCATCTACTTGTCCAAATCGCAAATCAAACCCATTCCTACGGCTGTGCATGTGGTAGATGAAGAATATCTACGGGGAACAGTAGCTTATCAGGAAAAAATGATGGGACTTCTCGATTTGAAAAAGGTTTTGAATCACTCAGAATTACGAGTTAATGAAGCCAGTTAG
- a CDS encoding methyl-accepting chemotaxis protein: MFSNLRIRERLLFSYAIPIGFTALISGWVYITAQEVFQTVDRVQEVIINIGDLSLSGQGMIRSNRGYLAVQNPNFLQEYQEYTRQFDAVAIELKSLVNNPEQERLLNQIIDLKNQYQEFSDQTHILTDEGKRDEAIALFNSGQGTEFATAFDRITDRFSSMEEDLLKLETEKATNALHTLIWVISLGTLCLIVVTVSFAFWISGGLAKIINQSTEEIAAFSSEIAATVEQQERTVTQQASSVNQTTTTMDELGASSRQVSEQAEASVSAAQQALVLAQGGSDAVDNTLQGMEDLREKVSAIAQQIVLLSEQTGQIGNISALVSDLANQTNMLALNAAVEAVRAGEHGKGFAVVASEIRKLADQSRKSADKINALVMDIQGSINSTVMVTEEGTKTVSSGVDIAQKTAQAFSGVAEAINDVVLNNQQISLNIKQQAIAIQQVVEAMNSINQGAKETASSISQTRIGTQKLNEASLSLKSII, from the coding sequence ATGTTTTCTAATTTAAGAATCAGAGAAAGACTTCTGTTTAGCTATGCTATACCCATTGGGTTTACTGCCTTGATTTCTGGCTGGGTATATATCACGGCACAGGAGGTTTTTCAGACAGTAGATCGAGTTCAAGAAGTGATTATAAATATTGGTGACTTAAGTCTAAGTGGGCAGGGAATGATTCGGAGTAACCGAGGCTATTTAGCTGTTCAAAATCCAAATTTTTTGCAAGAATATCAAGAATACACTCGTCAGTTTGATGCTGTTGCGATAGAATTGAAATCTTTAGTGAACAATCCTGAACAAGAGAGACTTCTCAATCAGATTATTGATCTAAAAAATCAATATCAGGAGTTTTCAGATCAGACACATATCCTAACAGATGAAGGAAAAAGAGATGAAGCCATTGCCCTTTTTAATTCTGGGCAAGGAACAGAGTTTGCAACAGCCTTTGATCGAATCACTGATCGATTTTCATCGATGGAAGAAGATTTGCTCAAATTAGAAACGGAAAAAGCAACTAATGCTCTGCATACATTAATTTGGGTGATTTCTTTAGGAACGCTATGCTTAATCGTGGTGACGGTCTCTTTCGCCTTCTGGATTTCTGGAGGATTAGCCAAAATCATTAATCAATCTACAGAGGAAATCGCTGCGTTTTCATCAGAAATTGCAGCCACGGTGGAACAGCAAGAGCGGACGGTTACTCAACAAGCGTCTTCGGTGAATCAAACCACAACCACTATGGATGAATTAGGAGCTTCTTCTCGTCAGGTTTCTGAGCAAGCAGAGGCATCGGTATCAGCGGCTCAACAAGCCTTGGTCTTGGCCCAAGGGGGTAGTGATGCGGTAGATAATACACTGCAAGGGATGGAAGATTTACGGGAAAAGGTGAGTGCGATCGCCCAACAAATTGTTTTACTCAGTGAGCAGACTGGTCAAATTGGTAATATTTCTGCCTTAGTCAGTGATTTAGCCAATCAAACCAATATGTTAGCCCTCAATGCTGCGGTCGAAGCAGTACGAGCCGGAGAGCATGGTAAAGGTTTTGCAGTAGTGGCCAGTGAAATCCGCAAATTAGCGGATCAAAGTCGCAAATCAGCCGATAAAATTAATGCTTTAGTGATGGATATTCAAGGGTCGATTAATTCAACGGTGATGGTGACGGAAGAAGGAACAAAAACGGTTAGTTCTGGGGTAGATATTGCTCAGAAAACCGCCCAAGCCTTTAGTGGTGTCGCTGAAGCCATTAACGATGTAGTGTTGAATAACCAGCAAATTTCCTTAAACATTAAACAACAGGCGATCGCCATTCAACAAGTCGTAGAAGCCATGAATAGCATTAACCAAGGAGCCAAAGAAACCGCCTCTAGTATTTCCCAAACCCGCATCGGTACCCAAAAACTCAACGAAGCCTCTTTAAGCTTGAAAAGTATTATTTAA
- a CDS encoding ACP phosphodiesterase, whose product MNYFAHLLLEGDDSEFQLGNLLGDFVKDIACDREYGIRTVF is encoded by the coding sequence GTGAACTACTTTGCCCATCTTCTCTTAGAAGGAGATGATAGTGAATTTCAACTGGGGAACCTCCTGGGTGATTTTGTAAAAGATATTGCCTGTGACAGAGAATATGGAATAAGAACAGTTTTTTAA
- a CDS encoding phosphoketolase family protein, whose product MTVNTTVSPFCQGIQYFADSLPEFATYGTEPAIEAGQTAITSPSDPRAAYQTLLAADALRYLTLQITASKQSGHPGGFASIAEAIAALVMLGHKNILTEVGHHAPGFYSNMFLDRSLEDMGIQTVQQMRERFREMHGLLGHLSGQIPGLLNPAGPLGQGQHFAMAGAKLHPGILFPVTIGDGGLGEPYIMSSFGHFHTAFPHITNFLPILVWNGYSQEHHSMVSTKTNEAMIQYWEGNGFEEVILVNAKDFDDTNQPGDYVDSTQFSFKNRLEFVQELLAATHQAAQSALGGKLTVLIVKQLKGAGVHKRGAKSHNLYPGDNTEKDYIVSALQERALTPEGWQLVRTNFERSAGGPASSHVVTEQELPVPELGQLPLTEYPVKGDKKVATTAMGELIVHVGKTDPNFLLTNADGNAASGINNVNIGLKILHPTPDEDYFQGPQGQVYEPLSEDACAGLAAGLALFGVRTLWCSYESFAINGLPIWQTVTQAMAELRRPTPSTITLFTAGALEQGRNGWTHQRPEIENYFAAMMRNGNIFPLFPCDANSIQVCYEWALGTKNKGITITASKSPLPVRTTLDQTRQALQDGGIILHETEGKQKVVFAVIGDMPLIPTFEAALELEDEGIGVRIVSVINPRRLYRPTDVAWETCTEKDSHFLDDAGFDRLFAGDALIGITGGASALLEPVMLRSTCKRDTFAWKRGETASSAGEIMAYNGLRAENLAKRAEELLGR is encoded by the coding sequence ATGACCGTGAATACCACTGTTTCCCCCTTTTGTCAAGGTATCCAATATTTTGCTGACAGCCTCCCGGAATTTGCCACCTACGGAACCGAACCTGCCATTGAAGCAGGACAAACAGCGATTACCTCCCCCAGCGACCCGCGTGCCGCCTATCAAACGCTCCTAGCGGCCGATGCCTTGCGGTATCTGACCCTACAAATCACCGCCTCCAAACAATCGGGACATCCTGGTGGATTTGCTAGTATTGCCGAGGCGATCGCCGCCCTCGTCATGCTTGGTCACAAAAATATCCTCACCGAAGTCGGTCACCACGCCCCCGGATTCTACAGCAATATGTTTCTCGACCGCTCCCTCGAAGACATGGGCATCCAAACCGTGCAACAAATGCGCGAACGCTTTCGGGAAATGCACGGACTCCTCGGCCACCTCTCCGGCCAAATCCCCGGACTCCTCAACCCAGCCGGCCCCCTCGGCCAAGGGCAACACTTCGCCATGGCCGGAGCCAAACTCCACCCTGGCATCCTCTTCCCCGTCACCATCGGCGACGGCGGCCTCGGCGAACCCTACATCATGAGCAGCTTCGGCCACTTCCACACCGCCTTTCCCCACATCACCAACTTCCTTCCCATCCTCGTTTGGAACGGTTACTCCCAAGAACACCACAGCATGGTCTCCACCAAAACCAACGAAGCAATGATCCAATACTGGGAAGGTAACGGCTTTGAAGAAGTCATCCTCGTCAATGCCAAAGACTTCGACGACACCAACCAACCCGGAGACTATGTGGACAGCACCCAATTCTCCTTCAAAAACCGGCTTGAATTCGTGCAAGAACTCCTTGCCGCCACCCACCAAGCCGCCCAATCTGCCCTAGGGGGTAAACTTACCGTCCTCATTGTCAAACAACTCAAAGGTGCAGGTGTTCACAAACGTGGCGCAAAATCCCACAACCTCTATCCCGGAGATAACACCGAAAAAGACTACATCGTGAGTGCCCTTCAAGAACGCGCCCTCACCCCTGAAGGCTGGCAACTCGTTCGCACCAACTTTGAGCGCTCTGCTGGAGGCCCTGCTTCTAGCCATGTCGTCACCGAACAAGAACTCCCCGTACCCGAACTCGGCCAACTGCCTCTCACTGAATATCCCGTCAAAGGTGACAAAAAAGTAGCCACCACCGCCATGGGTGAGTTAATCGTTCATGTGGGCAAAACTGACCCCAACTTCCTGCTTACTAACGCCGATGGTAATGCTGCATCGGGGATTAATAACGTCAATATCGGTCTGAAAATCCTCCATCCCACCCCCGATGAAGACTACTTCCAAGGGCCCCAAGGCCAAGTCTATGAACCCTTAAGTGAAGATGCCTGTGCAGGGTTAGCCGCAGGACTCGCCCTCTTTGGAGTGCGTACCCTCTGGTGTTCCTATGAATCCTTCGCTATCAACGGCCTGCCGATTTGGCAAACCGTAACTCAAGCCATGGCAGAATTGCGCCGTCCTACCCCCTCAACTATTACCCTCTTCACTGCTGGAGCATTAGAGCAAGGACGCAACGGTTGGACGCACCAACGGCCAGAAATTGAAAATTATTTTGCTGCCATGATGCGAAATGGTAATATCTTTCCCCTCTTCCCCTGCGATGCCAACAGTATCCAAGTGTGTTATGAATGGGCATTGGGAACCAAGAATAAGGGAATTACGATTACTGCCAGTAAATCCCCCTTACCAGTTCGGACTACTCTCGACCAAACCCGTCAGGCTCTTCAAGATGGGGGAATCATTCTCCATGAAACAGAAGGGAAACAGAAGGTCGTGTTTGCTGTAATTGGCGATATGCCGTTAATTCCCACGTTTGAAGCCGCTCTAGAATTAGAAGATGAGGGCATTGGCGTGCGTATCGTTTCCGTAATTAATCCCCGACGGTTATATCGTCCCACCGATGTCGCTTGGGAAACTTGCACAGAAAAGGATAGCCATTTCTTAGATGATGCTGGGTTTGATCGTTTGTTTGCTGGTGATGCCTTAATTGGCATTACTGGAGGAGCCAGTGCCCTCTTAGAACCCGTGATGTTGCGCAGTACTTGTAAGCGCGATACCTTTGCCTGGAAACGGGGAGAAACGGCTTCGAGCGCTGGAGAGATTATGGCCTACAACGGTTTGAGGGCGGAAAACTTGGCCAAGCGGGCAGAAGAATTGTTAGGCCGTTAG